The bacterium genome includes a window with the following:
- a CDS encoding choice-of-anchor Q domain-containing protein: protein MKIFGLAFLSICLLVPARLRALDYTVDVTTDEAGAGFQVCSGAANDCSLRGAVIKANGDAAQDRIILPAGTYSLTLDRAAETQNQGSVVGTEGDLDVTESLIIEGAGADVTTIQGAFTNNPTKEANLITANGNGALAISGVKLTGGAGENGGAIRAFAVPLTITDCDITGNRATNDGGGISADNAAGDTITINGSTISNNTASGTRGGGLFFETASAFITNSTFSGNTVTAGGGNGNEGGGGIDAFTGSMTIINSTIAGNTVTTAGSLGGGIRSAINGGGFSFTIKNSILADNVVAGAAQNCGLAAGSNPVVSLGHSLSNDSTCTTTFLTNGSDQNDVAGTIIDATLQNNGGPTPTHKLPGGSVAIDFVPAADCTDAAAAALTEDQRGSGRPEDGDGDGTADCDAGAVEIEAAGGTTGGTTGGTTGGTTGGTTGGTTGGGGDGGGCSLIR, encoded by the coding sequence ATGAAAATCTTTGGCCTCGCCTTCCTAAGCATTTGCCTGCTCGTCCCTGCAAGGCTTCGAGCGCTGGATTACACCGTCGACGTAACGACCGATGAAGCCGGCGCCGGATTTCAGGTCTGCAGCGGGGCGGCCAATGATTGCAGTCTGCGGGGTGCCGTCATCAAGGCGAACGGCGATGCCGCCCAGGACAGGATCATCCTTCCCGCGGGGACCTACTCATTGACTCTGGATCGGGCCGCCGAGACGCAAAATCAGGGCTCCGTGGTCGGGACGGAGGGTGATCTTGACGTCACCGAATCCTTGATCATCGAGGGGGCGGGCGCGGACGTGACGACGATCCAGGGGGCCTTCACCAACAATCCCACCAAGGAGGCCAACCTCATCACGGCCAATGGCAACGGAGCTCTGGCCATTTCCGGCGTTAAACTCACGGGAGGCGCGGGCGAAAACGGAGGGGCGATCCGGGCGTTCGCCGTCCCGCTCACCATCACCGACTGCGACATTACGGGAAACAGGGCGACCAACGACGGAGGCGGCATCTCGGCCGACAACGCCGCCGGCGACACGATCACGATCAACGGCTCGACCATCTCCAACAACACCGCGTCCGGGACAAGAGGCGGAGGATTGTTTTTTGAAACCGCGAGCGCCTTCATCACCAACAGCACCTTTTCCGGCAACACCGTCACCGCAGGCGGCGGGAATGGGAATGAAGGGGGAGGCGGCATCGACGCCTTCACGGGGTCGATGACGATCATCAATTCGACGATCGCGGGTAACACAGTGACCACAGCCGGCAGCCTCGGCGGAGGAATCCGGAGCGCCATCAACGGGGGAGGCTTTTCCTTCACCATCAAGAACAGTATTCTGGCCGACAACGTTGTCGCCGGCGCCGCCCAAAACTGCGGTCTCGCCGCGGGCTCCAACCCGGTCGTCTCCCTCGGCCACAGCTTAAGCAACGACTCGACCTGTACAACGACATTCTTGACCAACGGTTCGGATCAAAACGACGTGGCCGGAACAATCATCGATGCAACCCTTCAGAACAACGGCGGTCCGACGCCCACTCATAAGCTGCCGGGAGGCAGTGTCGCCATCGACTTCGTCCCCGCGGCCGACTGCACCGACGCCGCGGCCGCCGCCCTCACGGAGGACCAGCGCGGCTCGGGACGTCCCGAGGACGGGGACGGCGACGGCACGGCGGATTGCGACGCGGGCGCCGTCGAGATCGAGGCCGCCGGCGGGACCACGGGCGGCACGACCGGGGGCACCACGGGAGGGACGACGGGCGGCACCACCGGAGGAACGACGGGTGGTGGCGGTGACGGCGGCGGCTGCAGCTTGATCCGTTAG
- a CDS encoding YbaK/EbsC family protein, whose amino-acid sequence MIPQALEEYLNKSNVWYEVRHHPPTMTAEQLAQRENVDGHKVAKVVVMREDGAYYMMVLPASYFIDIREARRLTGHPNLHFASESELQQAFQDCELGAMPPMGRLYNMPVYSETDLSDDDEIEFNAGTHEDAVRMKYADWEKMAEPQKAHFARNWREYLA is encoded by the coding sequence ATGATACCACAAGCCTTGGAAGAGTATCTCAATAAATCCAATGTCTGGTACGAGGTCCGGCACCACCCCCCGACGATGACTGCCGAACAGTTGGCCCAGAGGGAGAACGTGGACGGCCACAAGGTCGCCAAGGTGGTCGTCATGCGCGAGGACGGGGCCTATTACATGATGGTCCTGCCCGCCTCCTACTTCATCGACATCCGGGAGGCGCGGAGGCTCACCGGCCACCCGAACCTGCACTTCGCCAGCGAATCCGAGCTGCAGCAGGCCTTCCAGGATTGCGAATTGGGCGCCATGCCGCCGATGGGCCGTCTCTACAACATGCCGGTCTACTCCGAGACGGACCTCTCGGACGACGACGAGATCGAGTTCAACGCCGGCACCCACGAGGACGCGGTCCGGATGAAGTACGCGGACTGGGAGAAGATGGCCGAGCCGCAGAAGGCACATTTCGCTCGAAATTGGCGAGAATATCTGGCTTAA
- the rpsB gene encoding 30S ribosomal protein S2, translated as MSVKEMLEAGVHFGHQTHRWDPRMKPFIFGSRNGIHIIDLQKTVDLCREACAFIAKTVSEGGNVLFVGTKRQAQPIIEESAKQAQMFYVSHRWLGGTLTNFKTIQTSINRLKDLEKKKEDNALEGLTKKEKLMVEREIINLTKSFGGIKDMNRLPAIIFIVDPHKEDIALLEANRLKIPVVAIADTNCNPEGIDYLVPGNDDAIKSIRLFTAKVVQACLDGMAQRENVLRDRIAAESGAGTREAAGGRGKAFVTKAEAYEAETDGEYTAGRAASEIAKEGAV; from the coding sequence ATGTCCGTCAAAGAAATGCTCGAAGCCGGTGTCCACTTCGGTCACCAGACGCACCGTTGGGACCCCCGGATGAAGCCGTTCATTTTCGGCTCCCGGAACGGCATCCACATCATCGATCTTCAGAAGACGGTCGATCTCTGCCGCGAGGCGTGCGCCTTCATCGCCAAGACCGTGTCCGAGGGCGGCAACGTCCTCTTCGTCGGCACCAAGCGCCAGGCCCAGCCCATTATTGAAGAATCGGCCAAGCAGGCCCAGATGTTCTACGTCAGCCATCGCTGGCTGGGCGGGACGCTCACCAACTTCAAGACCATCCAGACCTCCATCAACCGCCTGAAGGACCTCGAAAAGAAGAAGGAAGACAACGCTCTCGAAGGATTGACCAAGAAGGAAAAGCTCATGGTGGAGCGCGAGATCATCAACCTGACGAAATCCTTCGGCGGCATCAAGGACATGAACCGTCTTCCGGCCATCATCTTCATCGTCGATCCGCACAAGGAAGATATCGCCCTCCTGGAGGCCAACCGGCTGAAGATTCCGGTCGTTGCGATCGCCGACACCAATTGCAATCCCGAGGGCATCGATTACCTCGTGCCGGGCAATGACGACGCCATCAAGTCCATCCGTCTTTTCACCGCCAAGGTCGTCCAGGCCTGTTTGGACGGGATGGCCCAGCGCGAGAACGTGCTGCGCGACCGCATCGCGGCAGAGTCCGGCGCGGGTACCCGCGAGGCGGCGGGCGGACGCGGCAAGGCCTTCGTCACCAAGGCGGAGGCCTATGAGGCGGAGACGGACGGGGAGTACACGGCCGGCCGCGCGGCCTCCGAGATCGCCAAGGAAGGCGCCGTATGA
- the tsf gene encoding translation elongation factor Ts, with translation MTEISAEKVRELREKTGAGMMDCKRALASVGGDMEKAIDHLRKEGVVKAAKKAGRATSEGLVGVSIGPDKKAAAIVEVNCETDFVARTDQFQNFINVLGEHIVKARPADLNALLAQKLGDGTVQDVVNQLVAKLGENMAVRRFRLLQAGGGEVLASYIHAGAKIGSVIRVKGAADEALVRDIAMHTAAMSPRFVDRAQVPAAVLDREKDVLKASPELAGKPENLVDKILQGKLNRFFSEVCLADQPFIKDTTGKKSVGDFLKEKAAGAQIVEMVRFQVGEEAAA, from the coding sequence ATGACGGAGATTTCCGCCGAGAAGGTCCGCGAGCTCCGGGAAAAGACCGGGGCCGGGATGATGGATTGCAAGAGGGCTCTCGCCTCGGTGGGCGGCGACATGGAGAAGGCCATCGACCACCTTCGCAAGGAGGGGGTCGTCAAGGCGGCCAAGAAGGCCGGCCGGGCCACATCCGAGGGCTTGGTCGGCGTTTCCATCGGGCCCGACAAAAAGGCCGCCGCGATCGTGGAAGTCAATTGCGAGACGGATTTCGTCGCGCGCACGGATCAATTCCAAAATTTCATCAATGTCCTGGGCGAGCACATCGTCAAGGCCAGGCCGGCCGATCTGAACGCCCTCCTGGCCCAAAAGTTGGGCGACGGGACGGTTCAAGACGTCGTCAACCAGCTGGTCGCCAAGCTTGGGGAGAACATGGCGGTCCGCCGGTTCCGCCTCCTGCAGGCGGGGGGCGGCGAGGTGCTGGCGTCCTACATCCACGCCGGGGCCAAGATCGGTTCGGTGATCCGCGTCAAGGGCGCCGCGGATGAGGCCCTCGTGCGGGACATCGCCATGCACACTGCCGCCATGTCGCCGCGCTTCGTGGACCGCGCGCAGGTGCCGGCGGCGGTTCTGGACCGCGAAAAGGACGTCCTCAAGGCGTCGCCGGAGCTCGCGGGCAAGCCCGAAAACCTCGTCGACAAGATCCTGCAAGGCAAGTTGAACCGCTTCTTCAGCGAGGTCTGCCTGGCCGATCAGCCCTTCATCAAGGACACCACCGGCAAGAAGTCCGTCGGCGACTTTCTCAAGGAAAAGGCCGCCGGGGCCCAAATCGTCGAAATGGTCCGTTTCCAGGTGGGTGAAGAAGCCGCCGCCTAA
- the pyrH gene encoding UMP kinase produces MPAAHYKRVLLKLSGEAMAGSGNFGIDPDAVRKLGREIKGVHDLGIEIAIVMGGGNLFRGSQVPWMDRATADYSGMLGTVINSLALQDALEKMEVYTRVLTAIEMQQIAEPYIRRRAVRHMEKKRVVIFAAGTGNPYFSTDTAASLRAMEVRAEVILKGTKVDGVYSADPFKDKKAKKFSKLTYLDVLKKNLRVMDATAISLCMDNQLPIVVFDLFKKGNLKKVVCGENIGTTVS; encoded by the coding sequence ATGCCAGCCGCCCATTACAAACGCGTCCTCCTCAAACTCTCCGGCGAAGCGATGGCCGGCTCCGGCAATTTCGGAATCGACCCCGACGCCGTCCGCAAGCTCGGCCGGGAAATCAAAGGGGTCCACGACCTGGGGATCGAGATCGCCATCGTCATGGGCGGCGGCAATCTCTTCCGCGGCTCGCAGGTGCCCTGGATGGACCGCGCGACCGCCGATTACAGCGGCATGCTCGGGACCGTCATCAACAGCCTGGCCCTCCAAGACGCCCTCGAAAAGATGGAAGTCTACACGAGGGTTCTCACCGCCATCGAGATGCAGCAGATCGCCGAGCCCTACATCCGCCGCCGGGCCGTCCGGCACATGGAAAAGAAGCGCGTGGTGATCTTCGCGGCGGGGACGGGCAACCCGTACTTCTCCACCGACACCGCCGCCTCGCTGCGCGCCATGGAGGTCCGGGCCGAGGTGATCCTGAAAGGCACGAAGGTCGACGGCGTCTACTCGGCGGACCCGTTCAAGGACAAGAAGGCGAAAAAATTCTCGAAGCTGACGTATCTGGACGTGCTCAAGAAGAACCTGCGCGTGATGGACGCGACCGCCATCTCGCTCTGCATGGACAATCAGCTGCCCATCGTCGTGTTCGATCTGTTCAAGAAGGGGAATCTGAAAAAGGTCGTCTGTGGGGAGAATATCGGAACAACCGTCTCGTAA
- the frr gene encoding ribosome recycling factor encodes MDPKIQSETKQKMDKTVESLRGEFSKLRTGRASVAILDGIRVDSYGSLMALNQVASLSVSDSRTIVITPWDKSLLQEIERSIHKSELGLQPVNDGKLVRLSIPPLTEERRKDLVKVAKRVTEEARVSIRNARREANETVKKVQKDGKISEDDLKKWETEIQKMTDQYIVQLDTVLANKEKEIMEI; translated from the coding sequence ATGGATCCGAAAATCCAATCCGAAACAAAGCAAAAAATGGACAAGACCGTCGAATCCTTGCGCGGCGAATTCTCCAAGCTCCGGACGGGGCGGGCCTCGGTCGCCATCCTGGACGGCATCCGGGTCGACAGCTACGGGAGCCTCATGGCCTTGAATCAGGTGGCGAGTCTCTCGGTCTCCGACAGCCGCACGATCGTCATCACGCCCTGGGACAAGTCGCTCCTCCAGGAGATCGAGCGTTCGATCCACAAGTCGGAGCTGGGCCTTCAGCCGGTCAACGACGGCAAGCTCGTGAGGCTTTCGATCCCGCCCCTGACGGAGGAGCGGCGCAAGGACCTGGTCAAGGTGGCCAAGAGGGTGACGGAGGAGGCCCGCGTTTCGATCCGGAACGCCCGCCGCGAGGCGAACGAGACGGTCAAGAAGGTGCAGAAGGACGGCAAGATCTCCGAGGATGACCTGAAAAAGTGGGAGACGGAGATCCAGAAGATGACCGACCAGTACATCGTCCAGCTCGACACCGTTCTCGCCAACAAAGAAAAAGAGATCATGGAGATCTGA
- a CDS encoding isoprenyl transferase encodes MSQDLKKLPQHIAIIMDGNGRWAKARGLPRIEGHRRGSEVVDEITTACREMGVRYLTLYAFSMENWARPKDEITALMALLKDFLVNKRPKLLKNEIRLLSIGDVERLPPDVLKTLRETEAATSHLDKMFLILALSYSARDEIMRAVNELLKEKERGDFRDNFISVGRFSDYLDTAGIPDPDLLIRTSGERRISNFLLWQAAYAELYFSETHWPDFNREELVKAVDEYQRRERRFGKTSEQIAV; translated from the coding sequence GTGTCTCAAGATCTCAAAAAACTCCCCCAGCACATCGCCATCATCATGGACGGCAACGGCCGCTGGGCGAAGGCCCGCGGATTGCCGCGCATCGAGGGCCACCGTCGGGGCAGCGAGGTCGTCGACGAGATCACGACGGCCTGCCGCGAGATGGGAGTGCGCTACCTCACGCTCTACGCCTTCTCGATGGAGAACTGGGCCCGGCCCAAGGACGAGATCACGGCCCTCATGGCCCTCCTCAAGGATTTCCTCGTCAACAAGCGCCCCAAGCTCCTGAAGAACGAGATCCGCCTTCTTTCGATCGGCGACGTCGAGCGGCTCCCGCCGGACGTGCTCAAGACCCTGCGCGAGACCGAGGCGGCGACGAGCCATCTGGACAAGATGTTCTTGATCCTCGCGCTCAGCTACAGCGCCCGGGACGAGATCATGAGGGCGGTGAATGAGCTTTTGAAGGAGAAGGAGCGGGGTGACTTCCGCGACAACTTCATCTCCGTCGGGCGGTTTTCCGATTACCTGGACACGGCGGGCATCCCCGATCCCGACCTGCTCATCCGGACGAGCGGGGAGCGCCGGATCAGCAATTTTCTCCTCTGGCAGGCCGCCTACGCCGAACTTTATTTTTCCGAGACGCACTGGCCCGACTTCAACCGCGAGGAACTCGTCAAGGCCGTCGACGAATACCAGCGCCGGGAACGCCGGTTTGGCAAGACATCGGAACAGATTGCCGTGTAG
- a CDS encoding phosphatidate cytidylyltransferase, translated as MLIKRIVTVLIGAPFVIGAIFAPMTWVFKSFVLLCLLFALFEFFTIVALPPRERAVAVFLGVLHTAFLLFCPATERWLLLELTGIVVLSFAYYCLAPKETAEVQAPKIALTALGVLYIGTFGAFVGLLRDREYGVFWVFALLAMTWLNDTFAYFFGHKLGRRKLAPKISPGKTVEGFVGGYLGTFTGFLVFWKLLANDLTLAQGLILTLLVGTFGPLGDLCESLIKRGFHVKDSGNIIPGHGGMLDRIDALLFTAPVVYWYSHFL; from the coding sequence ATGCTCATCAAACGCATCGTCACCGTCCTGATCGGCGCCCCGTTCGTGATCGGGGCGATCTTTGCGCCCATGACGTGGGTCTTCAAGTCCTTCGTCCTTCTCTGCCTCCTCTTCGCCCTATTTGAGTTTTTCACCATCGTGGCCCTTCCCCCCCGCGAAAGGGCGGTCGCGGTTTTTCTGGGCGTCCTGCATACGGCCTTCCTCCTGTTTTGTCCGGCGACGGAGCGGTGGCTGCTCCTCGAGCTCACGGGGATCGTCGTCCTGTCTTTCGCCTATTACTGCCTGGCCCCCAAGGAGACGGCCGAGGTCCAGGCGCCGAAGATCGCCTTGACCGCCCTGGGCGTCCTTTACATCGGGACGTTCGGGGCCTTCGTGGGCCTACTGCGGGACCGCGAATACGGCGTCTTCTGGGTCTTCGCCCTCCTGGCCATGACGTGGCTGAACGACACCTTCGCCTATTTCTTCGGCCACAAGCTCGGACGCCGGAAGCTCGCGCCCAAGATCTCGCCGGGAAAGACCGTGGAGGGTTTTGTGGGAGGGTATCTGGGAACCTTCACGGGCTTTCTCGTCTTTTGGAAACTGCTGGCGAACGACCTGACGTTGGCCCAGGGATTGATCCTGACCCTCTTGGTGGGGACCTTCGGGCCCCTGGGCGACCTGTGCGAGTCGCTGATCAAGCGGGGCTTCCACGTGAAGGACTCCGGGAACATCATCCCCGGCCATGGAGGGATGTTGGACCGGATAGACGCCTTGCTTTTCACGGCACCCGTCGTTTATTGGTATTCCCACTTTCTATGA
- a CDS encoding 1-deoxy-D-xylulose-5-phosphate reductoisomerase — protein MKKIVILGSTGSIGTQTLDIVARHPERFEVVALAAGKNVDLVVEQVRAFRPKRVSVAGAGEAGLLRGRLKGEAVEILFGDEGNCEVARSSEADFVVSAIVGAAGLRPTMAALEAGKPVALANKESLVIAGEIMTRMAREKNVPLIPIDSEHSAIFQALAGNRREDVKRIILTASGGPFFQRSKESLATVTVDEALKHPNWSMGPKITVDSATLMNKGLEVIEATWFFDVPPKKVDVHVHPQSIVHSFVEYIDGSVIAQLGVPDMRCAISHAMAYPERVTSGVASLDLLKVGTLSFFPPDFEKFPALKLAYAAAEEGRTMPAVLNAANEVAVARFLNRELGFNDIPRLVERTMNRHNPFALKTLEDVLEADAWARREAKTQPAAA, from the coding sequence ATGAAGAAGATCGTCATTCTTGGGAGCACGGGTTCGATCGGAACCCAGACGCTCGACATCGTCGCGCGGCATCCGGAGCGCTTCGAGGTCGTCGCGCTCGCGGCGGGGAAAAACGTCGATCTCGTCGTTGAGCAGGTCCGCGCCTTCCGGCCCAAGCGGGTCTCCGTGGCGGGGGCCGGCGAGGCCGGGTTGCTTCGGGGGCGTTTGAAGGGCGAAGCGGTCGAGATCCTTTTCGGGGACGAAGGGAATTGCGAAGTTGCACGGTCCTCCGAAGCCGACTTCGTCGTGTCGGCGATCGTCGGGGCCGCGGGGCTGCGGCCCACCATGGCGGCCCTGGAAGCCGGCAAACCCGTCGCCCTCGCCAACAAGGAGAGCCTCGTCATCGCGGGCGAGATCATGACCCGCATGGCCCGCGAAAAGAACGTCCCCTTGATCCCCATCGACAGCGAGCACAGCGCGATTTTTCAGGCCCTGGCGGGTAACCGGCGCGAAGACGTCAAGCGAATCATTCTCACGGCCTCGGGCGGGCCGTTCTTTCAGCGGTCGAAGGAATCGCTCGCGACCGTGACGGTGGACGAGGCCCTCAAGCACCCCAATTGGAGCATGGGGCCGAAGATCACCGTCGACAGCGCGACGCTCATGAACAAGGGGCTCGAGGTCATCGAGGCGACGTGGTTTTTCGACGTGCCCCCCAAGAAGGTGGACGTGCACGTGCATCCGCAGAGCATCGTACATTCGTTCGTGGAGTACATCGACGGCTCGGTGATCGCGCAACTGGGCGTGCCGGACATGCGGTGCGCCATCTCCCACGCCATGGCCTATCCGGAGCGCGTCACGTCTGGGGTCGCAAGCCTGGATCTTCTCAAGGTCGGCACCTTGAGTTTCTTCCCGCCGGATTTTGAAAAATTTCCGGCCTTGAAGCTCGCCTATGCCGCGGCGGAGGAGGGGCGGACGATGCCGGCGGTCCTGAACGCCGCCAACGAGGTCGCCGTCGCGCGGTTCCTCAACCGCGAGCTGGGCTTCAACGACATTCCGAGACTTGTCGAGAGAACGATGAACCGGCACAACCCCTTCGCCCTCAAGACACTCGAGGACGTCCTCGAGGCCGACGCCTGGGCCCGGCGAGAGGCCAAGACCCAGCCGGCGGCCGCCTGA